The Gemmatimonadaceae bacterium genome includes a region encoding these proteins:
- a CDS encoding CocE/NonD family hydrolase: MRIRAFLVFALAANVAGAQQPASDNVQRYVKTNAMITMRDGVRLNTDIYAPRDQAGQLPIIFRRTPYGIDNLAGALDASYKELADDGYIFVFQDIRGRFKSEGQFVMQRPARDAAQRKNPKAIDEATDAYDTIDWLVKNVPQNNGRVGMLGVSYDGWTTAMALTDPHPALRASSPQASPSDMWLGDDFHHNGAFRLSYGFEYAAMMEAGKDVENFNFDKYDTYEWYLTLGPLSNVNAKYLHGKIPTWNDYVAHPNYDLFWQRQTLIPALTQVTVPTLNVAGWWDQEDFYGPVQIYERLEKFDTQNKNFLVVGPWNHGGWNAQSGQKLGNIDFGSPTSKYFRDSIQAPFFAYYLKDRGNLHQPEAITFEAGSNQWRHYDAWPPKANVTARSIFFRDNGDLSFDPPVVQQGALAYDSYVSDPAHPVPYRHRPIQATYDPRGSGWYTWLTEDQRFVRDRPDVLTWETPVLTQDVTIAGDVSADLFAATSGSDADWIVKLIDVYPEEMPNDAKMGGYEFMVANEVLRGRYRKSYERPEAITPNQTTEFKYSLHGQSYRFQKGHRIMVQVQSTWFPIIDRNPQTFVPNIFEAKASDYRPATIKVYRTPQAASHLVLPVVSDLRPVP; encoded by the coding sequence ATGAGAATTCGAGCCTTCCTCGTCTTCGCGCTCGCGGCGAATGTCGCCGGCGCGCAGCAGCCTGCGTCCGACAACGTACAGCGCTACGTGAAGACGAACGCCATGATCACGATGCGCGACGGCGTTCGCCTCAATACCGACATCTACGCTCCGCGAGATCAAGCAGGGCAGTTGCCAATCATCTTCCGACGCACGCCCTACGGCATCGACAACCTCGCCGGCGCGCTCGATGCCTCGTACAAGGAGCTCGCGGACGACGGATACATCTTCGTCTTCCAGGACATTCGCGGGCGCTTCAAGTCCGAGGGGCAGTTCGTAATGCAGCGCCCCGCGCGCGACGCAGCGCAGCGCAAGAACCCGAAAGCCATCGACGAGGCGACGGACGCGTACGACACGATCGACTGGCTCGTGAAGAACGTGCCCCAGAACAACGGCCGCGTTGGCATGTTAGGCGTTTCGTACGATGGATGGACAACCGCGATGGCGCTCACGGACCCGCATCCTGCGCTGCGCGCTTCGTCTCCTCAGGCATCGCCCTCGGACATGTGGCTCGGCGACGACTTCCATCACAACGGCGCGTTCCGCCTCAGTTACGGCTTCGAGTACGCGGCGATGATGGAGGCGGGCAAGGACGTCGAGAACTTCAATTTCGACAAGTACGACACCTATGAGTGGTATCTCACGTTAGGCCCGTTGTCGAACGTCAACGCGAAGTACCTGCACGGCAAGATTCCGACGTGGAACGACTACGTCGCGCATCCCAATTACGATCTCTTCTGGCAGCGACAAACGCTGATCCCGGCGTTGACGCAGGTCACCGTGCCCACGCTCAACGTCGCCGGATGGTGGGACCAGGAGGATTTCTACGGCCCGGTGCAGATCTACGAGCGACTCGAGAAGTTCGACACACAAAACAAGAACTTTCTCGTCGTCGGTCCGTGGAATCACGGCGGATGGAATGCGCAGTCGGGACAGAAGCTCGGCAACATCGACTTTGGCAGCCCGACGTCGAAGTATTTCCGCGATAGCATTCAGGCTCCGTTCTTCGCGTACTACCTGAAGGATCGCGGCAATCTGCATCAACCCGAGGCGATCACGTTCGAGGCCGGGTCGAATCAGTGGCGCCACTACGACGCGTGGCCGCCGAAGGCCAATGTCACCGCGCGCTCGATCTTCTTCCGCGATAACGGCGATCTGTCCTTCGACCCGCCCGTGGTGCAGCAGGGCGCGCTGGCTTATGACTCGTACGTCTCCGATCCCGCGCATCCGGTGCCATACCGGCATCGGCCGATCCAGGCGACGTACGATCCGCGGGGCTCCGGCTGGTACACCTGGCTCACCGAGGATCAGCGGTTCGTGCGGGACCGTCCCGATGTCCTGACGTGGGAGACGCCGGTGTTGACGCAGGACGTGACGATCGCGGGCGATGTCAGCGCCGATCTTTTCGCGGCAACATCAGGGAGTGATGCCGACTGGATCGTGAAGCTCATCGATGTGTACCCGGAGGAGATGCCTAACGATGCAAAGATGGGCGGGTACGAGTTCATGGTCGCGAACGAGGTACTGCGCGGGCGGTACCGCAAGAGCTACGAGCGCCCGGAAGCGATCACGCCCAATCAGACGACGGAGTTCAAGTACAGCCTGCACGGCCAGAGCTACCGGTTCCAGAAGGGACATCGGATCATGGTGCAGGTGCAGAGTACGTGGTTCCCGATCATCGATCGGAACCCGCAGACGTTCGTCCCGAACATCTTCGAGGCCAAGGCGTCGGATTACCGTCCGGCGACAATCAAGGTGTATCGCACGCCTCAGGCGGCGTCGCATCTCGTGCTGCCGGTCGTGAGCGATCTCAGGCCCGTACCATAG
- a CDS encoding IS110 family transposase has translation MSSAALIIYLGMDVHKDSITIAVLPVGAKTPRHVDRLPNELPKLKRYLDRLARQGELRSCYEASGAGYVLHRALRDWGDACEVIAPSLIPQRPGVQRKHDKRDACELARLYRAGELTAIRIPTEAEERVRDVVRCRETFQREILKSRHYILKFLARRGFVFRDGTNWCTPHLRWLEHLTSEQSPLAPADRLVFREYHALLAYKLQRRDELDRQIEQLALLPTLAPAVARLPCFRGIGLRAAMVLATEIGDWRRFERPGQLAAYLGLVCREDSSGPRERKGSITKAGNSHCRHVLVQAAWCYHYRPNLSVEIRRRQQGQPATVIAHAWKAQQRLHQRYQHLAYRKVPQIAVVAVARELVGFLWAVMRDLPAPEVALVA, from the coding sequence ATGTCATCTGCTGCCCTTATCATCTATCTCGGCATGGATGTCCACAAGGACTCCATCACGATCGCGGTGCTGCCGGTCGGCGCGAAGACGCCGAGGCACGTCGACCGGCTTCCTAACGAGTTGCCGAAGCTCAAACGGTATCTTGATCGACTCGCCCGGCAGGGTGAGTTGCGCAGTTGCTATGAGGCGAGTGGCGCTGGCTACGTCCTCCACCGCGCGCTGCGCGACTGGGGCGACGCGTGTGAGGTGATCGCGCCGTCGCTTATCCCGCAACGCCCCGGCGTCCAGCGGAAGCACGACAAGCGAGACGCCTGCGAGCTGGCTCGGCTCTATCGCGCCGGCGAGCTCACGGCGATTCGCATCCCCACCGAGGCCGAGGAACGCGTGCGCGACGTCGTGCGGTGTCGCGAGACCTTCCAGCGCGAGATCCTGAAGTCGCGGCACTACATTCTCAAGTTCCTCGCCCGCCGTGGCTTCGTCTTTCGCGACGGGACGAACTGGTGTACGCCGCATCTCCGCTGGCTCGAGCACCTCACGAGTGAGCAATCGCCGCTCGCGCCCGCCGATCGGCTCGTGTTCCGGGAGTACCATGCGCTGCTCGCGTACAAGTTGCAGCGGCGCGACGAGCTCGATCGCCAGATCGAGCAGCTCGCGCTCCTCCCGACGCTCGCTCCCGCGGTCGCGCGGTTACCGTGCTTCCGCGGGATCGGGCTTCGTGCGGCGATGGTGTTGGCGACGGAGATCGGCGACTGGCGGCGCTTCGAACGGCCGGGCCAGCTCGCGGCCTACCTCGGTCTCGTCTGTCGTGAGGACTCGAGTGGCCCGCGCGAGCGGAAAGGCTCGATCACGAAAGCGGGGAACAGCCACTGCCGGCACGTGCTCGTGCAGGCGGCGTGGTGCTATCACTATCGCCCCAACCTGAGCGTCGAGATTCGTCGGCGGCAACAGGGCCAACCGGCCACGGTCATCGCCCACGCGTGGAAGGCGCAGCAGCGATTACACCAACGGTATCAACATCTCGCGTATCGGAAGGTGCCGCAGATCGCGGTCGTGGCGGTGGCGCGAGAGTTGGTCGGCTTCTTGTGGGCCGTGATGCGGGACCTGCCGGCGCCGGAGGTCGCGCTCGTCGCCTAA
- a CDS encoding branched-chain amino acid transaminase, with amino-acid sequence MPPFTKSDLIWFNGELTPWDDARIHVSAHALQYGTGVFEGMRSYDTADGPAIFRLDAHMRRFAASASYYEIAWPYSFEQLCAASLDVIRANSLDNAYLRPLAFFDSYSFNVWPKGCPVSVAIIAVPGRPYIQGGPERGVRVTVSSVRRIDAASLPPFVKACGHYTNSVRAVQDANKRGFDDALMLNYKGDVAEGSGANLFLVKDGRVITNDADASIVLGITRDSVLQIAPDLGVPVDVRPLTLDDVAGADEAFFTGTAIEVTPITEVDGSPVGDGKPGPITRRIQQTYFDAVHGRLPQYHAWLAYTTQVQTA; translated from the coding sequence ATGCCCCCCTTTACCAAATCCGACCTCATTTGGTTCAACGGCGAACTGACACCCTGGGACGACGCCCGTATACACGTCAGTGCGCACGCGCTGCAATACGGTACCGGCGTCTTCGAGGGGATGCGCTCCTACGACACCGCCGATGGCCCGGCGATCTTTCGCCTCGACGCCCACATGCGTCGATTCGCGGCGTCTGCGTCGTACTACGAAATCGCGTGGCCCTACTCCTTCGAGCAACTCTGCGCCGCGTCGCTCGACGTCATCCGAGCGAACTCGCTGGATAACGCGTATCTCCGCCCACTCGCCTTCTTCGACTCGTACAGCTTCAACGTCTGGCCCAAGGGGTGCCCGGTCTCCGTCGCCATCATCGCCGTGCCCGGTCGGCCGTACATCCAGGGCGGCCCGGAGCGCGGCGTGCGCGTCACCGTCTCGAGCGTGCGCCGCATCGATGCCGCCTCGCTCCCGCCGTTCGTGAAAGCATGCGGCCACTACACCAACTCGGTGCGCGCCGTGCAAGATGCCAACAAGCGCGGCTTCGACGATGCGCTGATGCTGAACTACAAGGGAGACGTTGCCGAAGGCTCCGGCGCCAACCTCTTTCTCGTGAAGGACGGGCGCGTCATCACCAACGACGCCGACGCGTCCATCGTCCTCGGCATCACGCGCGACAGCGTCCTCCAGATCGCGCCCGACCTTGGCGTCCCCGTCGACGTTCGCCCACTCACGCTCGACGACGTCGCCGGCGCCGACGAGGCGTTCTTCACTGGCACTGCCATCGAGGTCACGCCGATCACCGAGGTGGACGGCAGTCCGGTGGGCGACGGCAAGCCGGGACCGATCACGCGTCGCATCCAGCAGACATACTTCGACGCTGTGCACGGCCGCCTGCCGCAGTACCACGCGTGGCTCGCGTACACGACTCAGGTGCAGACGGCGTAG
- a CDS encoding S41 family peptidase produces MHPYRILAALFVAVPLAAQQPQLGYYRFPTISGNSIVFTAEGDLWRIPIAGGVAQRLTTAQGEESHAAISPDGKTIAFSASYEGPTEVYTMPIDGGAPTRRTFEGGAAIVTGWTPDGKVLYSTRHFSTLPNNELATVDPRSNATAVVPLAQASDGSYDNATLFFTRFAWQGSNTKRYRGGTAQNIWRFASNAEHAQPLTGDYEGTSRSPMVWKGRVYFASDRDGTMNLWSMDENGKDLKQLTRHANFDVQSPSLGDGKIVYQLGADLRVYDIASNNDSQVPITLVSDFDQTREKWIKNPVEWISDVHLSPNGDRVVLTARGQLFVAPVQQGRLVEAFRDKKVRVRDARFMPDGKGLLALTDQSGEVEFWRVSANGIGTPTQITNDAKVLRWDGIPSADGRYIAHTDKDQQLWLFDTQTKKNTRLAVNKDGGFSGVRWSPDGKWLAYAAPADNQFDQIFLYSVETGKATAVTSDRYDSESPTWSPDGKWLYFLSDRNLQSLVGGPWGARAPEPYFDKQTLIYALALAPNERNPFQPDDELGSGKPVAIKTDSTAKSPAPDSIKPPATRQGVPPSPRLTVDLDGIDRRIIEVPAPSGNYGLLSTDGKRLYYLSRDAGFTARPQLMTFPIENKEPKPETFMADVRGYELSLDGKKVLVRRGNDIYVVDAGAKAPTDLSKAGVNLQNWVLHFEPRDEWRQEFADAWRLERDYFYDRGMNGVDWPAMKEHYRPLVDRVTDRAELSDILAQMVGELSALHIFVYGGDFRRGSEAIAPASLGARLTRDESGGGYRVDHIYQNDPDSPRDLSPLARFGVNVNEGDIIEAVNGIPTLSADIGSLLRDEADRQVLLRVKPKTGGEREVIVTPISQQREQGLRYSEWEYTRRVEVEKKSAEQIGYVHLRAMGQNDIAEFARDYYPAFNRQGLIIDVRHNNGGNIDSWLLERLMRKAWFFWQARTGNPYWNMQYAFRGHMVVLTDENTASDGEAFSEGFRRLGLGKLIGTRTWGGEIWLSSSNNLVDRGIATAAEMGVYGPERQWLIEGHGVDPDMVVDNEPHATFKGQDAQLDAAIAYLQGEIKAHPVPVPAAPAYPNKSLKAAVQAGNTKAGAPKRNDQR; encoded by the coding sequence ATGCATCCATATCGCATCCTTGCCGCACTATTCGTGGCGGTACCGCTCGCCGCGCAGCAGCCCCAGCTCGGCTACTACCGCTTCCCGACGATCTCAGGCAATTCCATCGTCTTCACCGCCGAAGGCGACCTCTGGCGCATCCCCATCGCCGGCGGCGTCGCCCAGCGACTAACGACCGCACAGGGCGAAGAATCACACGCCGCCATCTCGCCCGACGGCAAAACCATCGCCTTCTCGGCGTCCTACGAAGGACCGACTGAGGTCTACACGATGCCGATCGACGGCGGCGCGCCGACGCGACGCACATTCGAGGGCGGTGCCGCCATCGTCACCGGGTGGACGCCCGACGGCAAGGTCCTCTACTCGACGCGCCACTTCTCGACGCTCCCCAACAACGAGCTCGCGACCGTCGATCCGCGCTCCAATGCCACTGCGGTCGTGCCTCTCGCGCAGGCAAGCGACGGCTCGTATGACAACGCCACGCTCTTCTTCACGCGCTTTGCCTGGCAGGGCAGCAACACCAAGCGCTATCGCGGCGGCACCGCGCAGAATATCTGGCGCTTCGCCTCGAACGCCGAGCACGCGCAGCCGCTCACCGGAGACTACGAAGGCACCAGCCGCTCGCCGATGGTGTGGAAGGGACGCGTCTACTTCGCCTCGGACCGCGACGGGACGATGAACCTCTGGTCGATGGACGAGAATGGCAAAGACCTCAAACAGCTCACGCGCCACGCAAACTTCGACGTCCAATCTCCCTCGTTAGGCGACGGAAAGATTGTGTATCAACTGGGGGCAGACCTCCGTGTCTACGACATCGCGTCGAACAACGACTCGCAGGTGCCGATCACCCTCGTCTCCGATTTCGACCAGACGCGCGAGAAGTGGATCAAGAATCCCGTCGAATGGATCTCCGACGTTCACCTCTCGCCGAACGGCGATCGCGTCGTCCTCACCGCGCGCGGCCAGCTCTTCGTCGCGCCGGTGCAGCAAGGCCGCCTCGTCGAAGCATTCCGCGACAAGAAGGTCCGCGTCCGCGACGCGCGCTTCATGCCCGACGGCAAAGGACTCCTCGCGCTCACCGACCAGAGTGGCGAAGTCGAGTTCTGGCGCGTCTCGGCGAATGGCATCGGCACGCCGACGCAGATCACGAACGACGCGAAGGTGCTGCGCTGGGACGGCATCCCGTCGGCCGACGGACGCTACATCGCGCACACGGACAAAGACCAGCAGCTCTGGCTCTTCGACACGCAGACAAAGAAGAACACGCGCCTCGCGGTGAACAAGGACGGCGGTTTCAGCGGCGTCCGCTGGTCGCCCGACGGAAAGTGGCTGGCCTACGCCGCGCCGGCCGACAACCAGTTCGATCAGATCTTCCTCTACTCTGTCGAGACTGGAAAGGCGACGGCAGTCACGTCCGACCGCTACGACAGCGAGAGTCCGACGTGGAGTCCCGACGGCAAGTGGCTGTATTTCCTGTCCGATCGGAACCTGCAATCGCTCGTCGGCGGGCCGTGGGGCGCCCGTGCGCCGGAGCCCTATTTCGATAAGCAGACGCTCATCTACGCTTTGGCACTCGCGCCCAACGAGCGCAACCCCTTCCAGCCGGACGACGAGCTCGGATCGGGAAAGCCAGTCGCGATCAAGACAGACAGCACGGCGAAGTCGCCGGCACCGGACAGCATCAAGCCGCCCGCCACGCGCCAGGGCGTGCCGCCATCGCCGCGCCTAACGGTCGACCTCGACGGCATCGACCGCCGCATCATCGAAGTCCCCGCACCCTCCGGCAACTACGGCCTCCTCTCGACCGACGGCAAGCGTCTGTACTATCTCTCGCGCGACGCGGGCTTCACCGCGCGGCCGCAGCTCATGACCTTCCCGATCGAGAACAAGGAGCCGAAGCCAGAGACGTTCATGGCCGACGTCCGCGGTTACGAGCTCTCCCTCGACGGCAAGAAAGTCCTCGTCAGGCGCGGCAATGACATCTACGTCGTCGACGCCGGCGCGAAGGCGCCGACCGACCTCTCCAAGGCGGGAGTCAATCTGCAGAACTGGGTGTTGCACTTCGAACCGCGCGACGAGTGGCGGCAGGAGTTCGCCGACGCGTGGCGACTCGAGCGCGACTACTTCTACGATCGCGGCATGAACGGCGTCGACTGGCCGGCGATGAAAGAACACTATCGGCCGCTCGTCGACCGCGTCACCGACCGCGCCGAGCTGAGCGACATCCTCGCGCAGATGGTCGGCGAGCTCTCGGCGCTCCACATCTTTGTCTACGGCGGCGACTTCCGCCGCGGTTCCGAAGCCATCGCTCCCGCGTCACTCGGCGCACGCCTGACGCGTGACGAGAGCGGCGGCGGCTATCGCGTCGACCACATCTATCAAAACGATCCCGACTCGCCGCGCGATCTGTCGCCGCTCGCGCGCTTCGGTGTGAACGTGAACGAAGGCGATATCATTGAAGCCGTCAACGGCATTCCGACACTCAGCGCTGACATCGGCTCGCTCCTGCGCGACGAAGCAGATCGACAGGTGCTGCTCCGCGTCAAGCCGAAGACCGGTGGCGAACGAGAAGTCATCGTCACGCCGATCAGCCAGCAGCGCGAGCAGGGACTTCGATACTCGGAGTGGGAGTACACGCGCCGCGTCGAGGTCGAGAAGAAGAGCGCCGAACAGATCGGTTACGTGCATCTCCGCGCGATGGGACAGAACGACATCGCGGAGTTCGCCCGCGATTATTACCCCGCCTTCAACCGCCAGGGTTTGATCATCGACGTTAGGCACAACAACGGCGGCAACATCGACAGCTGGCTTCTCGAGCGGCTGATGCGCAAGGCGTGGTTCTTCTGGCAGGCCCGCACCGGAAATCCGTACTGGAACATGCAGTACGCTTTTCGCGGACACATGGTTGTGCTCACCGACGAGAATACTGCTTCCGACGGTGAAGCGTTCAGCGAAGGCTTCCGCCGGCTTGGCCTCGGAAAGCTGATCGGCACCCGCACGTGGGGCGGCGAGATCTGGCTCTCGTCGAGCAACAACCTCGTCGATCGCGGCATCGCGACGGCGGCGGAGATGGGCGTCTACGGTCCCGAGCGGCAGTGGCTCATCGAGGGCCACGGCGTCGATCCGGACATGGTCGTCGACAACGAACCACACGCGACGTTCAAAGGTCAGGACGCGCAGCTCGACGCGGCGATCGCGTATCTGCAGGGCGAGATCAAGGCGCATCCGGTGCCGGTGCCGGCCGCGCCTGCGTATCCGAACAAGTCGCTCAAAGCAGCGGTGCAGGCGGGGAACACCAAGGCAGGCGCGCCGAAGCGGAATGACCAGCGATGA
- a CDS encoding integron integrase: MRRLRHAVKRWCALPVAPQTGVVLIPKAHLVGAPDPVRRFRLLEQVRRCGRERRYSERTIAAYVHWIRRFVVHFGRRHPRELGPLHVREFLAHMCVEGRAAPSTQNQALAALTFLYAGVLHAPFDRIPGITPARQQRGVPIVLSQREIGRLLEQLEPVPRLAVLLMYGSGLRVLECLTLRANDIDLDRREIVLGNGKGGKDRRAPIAVAALPALRRHLRERQRQYYRDLKLSVRCTGLTVALERKYPRASISWPWAYLFAATRTFVDTLGVRRRHHLHMTVIHRAIARAARGAGLTKRVTCHAFRHSFATHLLEAGADIRTIQELLGHSDVRKTMIYTQVLNRGGLGVTSPADLL, encoded by the coding sequence ATGAGGCGGCTTCGCCATGCGGTGAAACGATGGTGCGCGCTGCCGGTCGCACCGCAGACTGGAGTCGTGCTCATTCCCAAAGCGCATCTCGTTGGAGCGCCTGATCCGGTACGACGGTTTCGTCTGCTCGAACAGGTGCGTCGATGCGGTCGGGAGCGGCGGTATAGCGAACGGACTATCGCCGCGTACGTGCATTGGATTCGCCGGTTCGTGGTTCATTTTGGCCGGCGGCATCCGCGAGAGCTCGGGCCGCTGCACGTGCGTGAGTTTCTTGCGCACATGTGTGTGGAAGGGCGAGCGGCGCCGTCGACTCAGAATCAGGCATTGGCGGCGTTGACCTTTCTGTACGCAGGCGTGCTCCATGCGCCGTTCGATCGAATACCAGGGATCACGCCGGCGCGTCAGCAGCGGGGCGTTCCGATCGTCCTGTCGCAGCGCGAGATCGGACGTCTGCTCGAGCAACTCGAGCCGGTTCCGCGGCTCGCCGTATTACTGATGTACGGCAGCGGTCTGCGGGTGCTCGAGTGCCTAACGTTGCGCGCGAATGACATCGATCTCGATCGACGCGAGATCGTGTTGGGGAATGGGAAGGGTGGGAAGGACCGGCGCGCACCGATTGCGGTGGCGGCGCTGCCCGCGTTGCGACGTCATTTGCGCGAGCGGCAGCGCCAGTATTATCGTGACCTGAAGCTGAGCGTTCGCTGCACGGGACTCACCGTGGCTCTCGAGCGGAAGTATCCCAGGGCGAGCATCAGTTGGCCGTGGGCCTACCTCTTCGCGGCGACACGGACTTTTGTGGACACACTCGGCGTTCGCCGGCGTCATCATCTTCACATGACGGTCATCCATCGCGCCATTGCCCGCGCCGCGCGCGGTGCCGGCCTAACGAAGCGGGTGACGTGTCACGCCTTTCGCCATTCGTTCGCGACGCATCTCCTCGAGGCGGGCGCCGATATCCGCACGATACAGGAATTGCTGGGCCACTCGGATGTACGGAAAACGATGATCTATACGCAGGTGCTCAACCGGGGCGGGCTCGGTGTGACGAGTCCCGCCGATCTGCTGTGA
- a CDS encoding IS91 family transposase, with protein sequence MLELADIIRAAGPAYVATHAGTLLPSQRRALHDIIQCRTAALGGSLYRCDDCGALDYRYHSCRSRHCPKCQTDRAQRWLDRVQERLLPCDYYLLTFTLPAQLRTVAHRHQRSVYGALLREAAATVQRVAADRAWIGGTPGILAVLHTWSRTLDYHPHVHLLVSAGGLTADGAAWIRPAHPRFLLPGYVLSRIFRAKMRDALTRAGVVSNIDARVWHRRWTVHVEQAGTGAHATLYLSRYVYRVALTNQRLERFADGRVTFQYTDARTHTTRSLTLPVDVFLTRFLHHVLPRGFTKVRWYGLLSPSHRADLERARHLIAHHASSSARGASPSTAAAATSTRDDQSPPSFVPLANRCPVCSRGHRVLVQRYLPSRAPPLCSRVA encoded by the coding sequence GTGCTCGAGCTGGCGGACATCATCCGCGCAGCAGGACCGGCGTACGTCGCTACGCACGCCGGCACGCTTCTGCCGTCCCAGCGCCGGGCACTCCATGACATCATCCAGTGTCGCACTGCAGCCCTCGGCGGCTCGCTGTATCGCTGTGACGATTGCGGCGCGCTCGACTACCGCTATCACTCCTGTCGCAGTCGCCATTGTCCAAAGTGCCAGACCGATCGTGCCCAGCGGTGGCTCGATCGAGTCCAGGAGCGCTTGCTTCCGTGCGATTACTATTTGCTCACTTTTACCTTGCCCGCGCAGCTGCGGACAGTGGCGCATCGTCATCAGCGCTCGGTTTATGGGGCGTTGCTCCGCGAGGCAGCTGCCACCGTACAACGCGTCGCCGCCGATCGCGCCTGGATCGGCGGGACGCCTGGCATCCTCGCCGTGCTCCATACGTGGTCACGCACGCTCGACTACCATCCGCACGTGCATCTCCTGGTGAGCGCAGGTGGTCTGACCGCGGATGGAGCGGCGTGGATTCGGCCAGCACACCCTCGGTTCCTTTTGCCAGGCTATGTGCTCTCCCGGATCTTTCGCGCGAAGATGCGCGATGCGCTGACACGCGCTGGTGTTGTCTCGAATATCGATGCCCGCGTATGGCACCGCCGCTGGACCGTCCATGTTGAGCAAGCTGGTACTGGTGCACACGCGACGCTATACCTCTCGCGCTATGTCTATCGCGTCGCGCTCACGAATCAACGACTCGAACGCTTCGCCGACGGGCGCGTCACGTTTCAGTACACGGACGCGCGGACGCACACAACACGCTCGCTCACGCTGCCAGTCGACGTCTTCCTGACTCGATTTCTGCACCACGTCTTACCACGAGGCTTCACCAAGGTCCGCTGGTACGGGCTCCTGAGCCCCAGTCATCGCGCGGATCTCGAACGCGCTCGCCATCTCATCGCGCATCATGCTTCATCCAGTGCGCGCGGAGCGTCGCCCTCCACCGCCGCCGCCGCGACCTCGACACGCGACGATCAGTCACCCCCTTCGTTCGTGCCGCTCGCGAACCGATGCCCCGTGTGCTCTCGCGGTCACCGTGTGCTCGTGCAACGCTACCTCCCTTCGCGCGCTCCGCCGCTATGCTCGCGCGTCGCGTAG
- a CDS encoding site-specific integrase, which yields MTALRRRLTENLQLRGYAERTVESYVAVVARLAQHYRRAPDQLTEAELRAYLLYLTCERKLCRASFTQTLCGLRFFYEQTLGRHWTILDVARPKRDRKLPVVLSRDEVWRVLGAVRTPMYRTCLTTIYSCGLRLCEALDLHVEQIDSDRLLFHIRRGKGGVDRMVPIPHALLTVLRAHWRTHRNPVWVFPAPRRRPPRAVSDPTIGPIDATVLQRAFTRAVTDSGVQKRAHVHTLRHSYATHLLEAGVPLALIQEYLGHSSPSTTSIYTHVTRELRDAAIDPINELMPAP from the coding sequence ATGACGGCTCTACGCCGGCGCCTCACCGAGAACCTCCAGCTCCGAGGCTATGCTGAGCGGACGGTCGAATCATACGTCGCGGTCGTCGCTCGCCTGGCGCAGCACTATCGGCGTGCACCTGACCAACTGACGGAAGCCGAGCTGCGCGCGTATCTGCTCTATCTCACGTGCGAGCGTAAACTCTGTCGCGCGAGTTTCACGCAGACCTTGTGCGGGCTGCGCTTCTTCTACGAACAGACACTCGGTCGCCACTGGACCATCCTCGACGTGGCGCGGCCGAAACGGGACCGAAAACTTCCGGTCGTCCTCAGCCGGGACGAAGTCTGGCGCGTGCTCGGAGCGGTGCGCACGCCGATGTATCGCACCTGCCTCACGACCATCTACTCGTGTGGCCTCCGCTTGTGCGAGGCGCTCGATCTTCACGTCGAGCAGATCGACAGTGACCGCTTGCTCTTCCACATCCGGCGCGGCAAGGGGGGCGTCGACCGGATGGTGCCGATACCGCACGCCTTGCTCACGGTGCTCCGCGCCCACTGGCGCACGCATCGCAATCCGGTGTGGGTCTTTCCCGCGCCGCGTCGGCGGCCCCCACGCGCCGTCTCGGATCCGACGATTGGGCCAATCGATGCCACCGTTCTGCAGCGCGCGTTCACCCGGGCGGTGACCGATAGCGGCGTCCAGAAACGGGCGCACGTGCACACGCTTCGGCACAGCTACGCGACACATCTGCTCGAAGCCGGCGTGCCACTCGCGCTCATTCAGGAATACCTGGGGCATAGCAGTCCCAGTACAACGTCGATCTACACGCACGTGACCCGCGAGCTGCGCGACGCGGCCATCGATCCGATAAATGAGTTGATGCCGGCCCCGTAG
- a CDS encoding GNAT family N-acetyltransferase — translation MDLVRPTREHLASYADALDRGWSADTQRVEARLDELQRIAAEPETFLTEQIDPEGRGPPITLSDGSIVPRLPSYRLWMWDGAFSGSISFRWQPGTTVLPPHCLGHIGYSVVPWKRQRGYATRALSLILPLARAQGLPFVELTADPDNVASQRVIISNGGELIERFIKPVGHGGGESLRFRIRFS, via the coding sequence ATGGATCTCGTGCGGCCGACGCGCGAACACCTGGCGAGCTACGCGGATGCGCTCGATCGCGGTTGGTCGGCGGACACGCAGCGAGTTGAGGCTCGGCTCGATGAACTCCAGCGCATCGCTGCGGAGCCGGAAACCTTTCTCACCGAGCAAATCGACCCCGAGGGCCGCGGGCCGCCGATCACGCTTTCCGACGGGTCCATCGTTCCGCGCCTTCCGAGCTATCGGCTTTGGATGTGGGATGGCGCGTTCAGCGGCAGTATCTCGTTCCGTTGGCAACCCGGAACCACGGTGCTTCCGCCGCATTGCCTGGGCCACATCGGATACAGCGTTGTGCCGTGGAAGCGCCAACGCGGCTACGCGACGCGCGCGCTGAGCCTCATACTCCCGCTCGCGCGCGCCCAAGGGTTGCCGTTTGTTGAGCTCACCGCCGATCCGGATAACGTCGCCTCACAGCGCGTGATCATTAGTAACGGTGGTGAGCTGATTGAGCGCTTCATCAAGCCGGTGGGCCACGGCGGTGGTGAAAGTCTTCGGTTTCGGATTCGATTTTCGTAG